The DNA sequence TCGAGCGTGCGCTCGAAAACGCCAGGCTGGTGCCGATCGATCGCGTCATCGATGAATTGGGCCAGGACATCCAAATTGAAGAAGTCGGCGAAGCGCTTGCCGGTCAGATCATCATCGACATCCGTCACCCGGACGATGCTGAAGACGACCCGCTGAGCATCGCCGGCATCGAGGTAAAAACGATGCCGTTCTATGCAGTGAACGCGCGTTTCAAGGAACTGGACCCTACTCGCCAGTACCTGCTGTATTGCGACAAAGGCGTGATGAGTCGCCTGCATGCCCACCATTTGCTCAGTGAGGGGCATGCCAATGTGCGCGTTTATCGACCGAGCTAAGTGCCCGGGGCTGTTTGCCTGTGGCCTGCGTCACCGGCCCCCCGACGCCGCCGACAGGCTGTAACGGCTTTGTCGGACTCAACGTAAATCGCTGCCACGACCTGTCAGCACACCGAATCCTCTGATCGAGATACACAAGTGATCGAAAATCTACGCAACATCGCCATCATTGCTCACGTTGACCATGGTAAGACCACCCTGGTAGACAAACTCTTGCGTCAATCCGGCACCCTGGAGCGCAACGAGCTCAACGACGAGCGCGTGATGGACTCCAACGACCAGGAGAAAGAGCGCGGTATTACCATCCTGGCGAAAAACACCGCCATCAACTGGAACGGCTACCACATCAACATCGTGGACACCCCGGGCCACGCCGACTTCGGTGGTGAAGTAGAGCGCGTGATGTCGATGGTCGACTCCGTGCTGCTGCTGGTCGATGCCCAGGACGGCCCTATGCCGCAAACCCGCTTCGTGACCAAGAAGGCTTTCGAAGCCGGCCTGCGTCCGATCGTGGTCATCAACAAGGTTGACCGTCCAGGCGCGCGTCCGGACTGGGTCCTGGACCAGATCTTCGACCTGTTCGACAACCTGGGTGCCACCGAAGAACAGCTGGACTTCAAAGTCGTCTACGCCTCGGCCCTGAACGGTATTGCCGGTCTGGACCACACCGACATGGCCGAAGACATGACCCCGCTGTACCAGTCGATCGTCGACGACGTACCCGCGCCGAAAGTCGACCGTGACGGTCCGTTCCAGATGCAAATCTCGGCCCTGGACTACAACAGCTTCCTGGGTGTGATCGGCGTTGGCCGTATCGCCCGTGGTCGCATCAAGCCGAACACCCCGGTTGTGGCGATCGACGCCGACGGCAAGAAGCGCAACGGTCGTATCCTCAAGCTGATGGGTCACCACGGTCTGCACCGTATCGACGTTGAAGAAGCGGCAGCCGGCGACATCGTCTGCATCAGCGGCTTCGACCAGCTGTTCATCTCCGACACCCTGTGCGACCCGATGAACGTCGAAGCGATGAAGCCGTTGACCGTCGACGAGCCAACCGTTTCCATGACCTTCCAGGTCAACGACTCGCCATTCTGCGGTAAAGAAGGCAAGTTCGTGACCAGCCGTAACATCAAGGAACGCCTGGACAAAGAGCTGCTCTACAACGTGGCCCTGCGCGTTGAAGAAGGCGATTCGGCCGACAAGTTCAAGGTTTCCGGCCGTGGTGAGCTGCACCTTTCGGTTCTGATCGAAACCATGCGTCGCGAAGGCTTCGAAATGGGCGTGGGTCGTCCTGAAGTGATCATCCGTATGGTTGACGGCGTCAAGCACGAACCGTACGAAAACGTGACCATCGACCTGCCGGAAGAATCCCAGGGCGCGATCATGGAGCAAATGGGCCTGCGTAAGGGCGACCTGACCAACATGGTTCCGGATGGCAAGGGCCGTGTGCGCCTTGAGTACAACATCCCGGCCCGTGGCCTGATCGGTTTCCGTAACGAGTTCCTGACCCTGACCTCCGGTGGCGGCATCCTGACTTCGATCTTCGATCGTTACGACGTGATGAAGTCCGGCGACATGTCCGGCCGTCAGAACGGCGTGCTGGTATCGGTTGCGACCGGCAAGGCACTGACCTACTCGCTGGAAACCCTGCAAGCCCGTGGCAAGCTGTTCGTTGAACACGGCCAGGATATCTACGAAGGTCAAATCGTCGGCCTGAACAGCCGCGACAACGACCTGGGTGTGAACCCGACCAAAGGCAAGAAGCTCGACAACATGCGTGCTTCGGGCAAAG is a window from the Pseudomonas brassicacearum genome containing:
- the typA gene encoding translational GTPase TypA; the protein is MIENLRNIAIIAHVDHGKTTLVDKLLRQSGTLERNELNDERVMDSNDQEKERGITILAKNTAINWNGYHINIVDTPGHADFGGEVERVMSMVDSVLLLVDAQDGPMPQTRFVTKKAFEAGLRPIVVINKVDRPGARPDWVLDQIFDLFDNLGATEEQLDFKVVYASALNGIAGLDHTDMAEDMTPLYQSIVDDVPAPKVDRDGPFQMQISALDYNSFLGVIGVGRIARGRIKPNTPVVAIDADGKKRNGRILKLMGHHGLHRIDVEEAAAGDIVCISGFDQLFISDTLCDPMNVEAMKPLTVDEPTVSMTFQVNDSPFCGKEGKFVTSRNIKERLDKELLYNVALRVEEGDSADKFKVSGRGELHLSVLIETMRREGFEMGVGRPEVIIRMVDGVKHEPYENVTIDLPEESQGAIMEQMGLRKGDLTNMVPDGKGRVRLEYNIPARGLIGFRNEFLTLTSGGGILTSIFDRYDVMKSGDMSGRQNGVLVSVATGKALTYSLETLQARGKLFVEHGQDIYEGQIVGLNSRDNDLGVNPTKGKKLDNMRASGKDETIALVPPVKFTLEQALEFVQEDELCEVTPKSIRLRKKILGESERTRAAKKSGN